The sequence TCAGAACTGCATGGCCTTCTGACTGGAATGTTAAGTGGCGGTTTACACTTAACAGACAAAAGTTGGCAGCCAATGGTGTTTGATTACACGAATGATGGAATGGGCTGGCCGATGCAAGTACTTAAACTTGCCGAAAAAACGCTGGACGCAACGATCAGCGAGTTGACAGGCTCAGGCATGGAAATCTCTATGCTTTTACCTGACGAAGAAGCAAGCGCAAGTCTGTTTGATATGGCAGATGGACTGGCTGATTGGGTTAATCACTTTATTTCTGGTCTTGGCCTAGTCAATGCTGATCTGAAAAAAGCCTCTGCTGAAGTCAAAGAAGCCTTAGCGGATTTAGAAGAGATTTCTAAACTGGGTATTGATGAAGATGATGACATGGAAGAGCAAGCTCAGCTACTTGAGCAAGTTATTGAACATGTTAAAGCTTGCGTGTTAACTATCCATGCAGAATTTGGCCGTAAACCTGCAGAAAACAAGGCTCCAACTATTCACTAATCAGGTAATCTCATGAAGCAGTTTGATGTTGTGATTGCTGGTGGTGCGATGGCGGGAATGACGCTGGCGCTGGCCATCAATAAACTGTCTGATAAGCCTCTTTCAATTGCTGTGGTTGAACCCTTCAAGGCAGACCACCAAGCACATCCAGGCTTTGATTCTCGCTCTATCGCTCTTTCTTACGGTACTGTGAACACCCTTAAAACATTGGCACTTTGGGATGATATTGCAGAGGTTGCGACGCCTATCAAGCATATCCATGTCTCTGATCGTTCACATGCGGGTATGACGGATATCACCACAGAAGAAGTCGGCGTTGAGGCTCTAGGGTATGTCGTGGAACTGGCGGATGTGGGTAGGATTTATCATTCGAGAGTGGAAAATGACGATCACATCGAATTGTTGTGTCCTGAGTCAGTGGCAGCGGTAGAACGTTCTCAAAATGATGTAACCGTTACTTTAAGTAGTGGTGAGAGTATTTGCAGTAAGCTATTGGTTGCTGCAGATGGCGCGATTTCTACCTGCTGTGAAAAGGTTGGTTTAGAGCTGGTTGAGCATGACTTTGAACAAGTTGCTTTGATCGCAAACGTAAAGGTACAGGCCGCACCAAAGGGAATGGCGTTTGAGCGTTTTACTGAGTCTGGTCCTATTGCGCTTTTACCAATGAGTGAAGGGCGCATGTCTCTTGTATGGTGCTTGAAACCAAGCGAAGCCGACTCTGTCATGTCACTCAACGATGAAGCTTTCCTACAAACACTTCAGGATGCGTTTGGTTGGCGAGTTGGAGCGATGGCACAAGTTGGCCAACGTGCGAGTTATCCGCTGCTACTGCGCTATCGACGACAGAATATTTCCCACCGTTTTGCCATTGTTGGCAACGCCGCTCAAACACTTCACCCAATTGCAGGGCAGGGGTTCAATTTGGGTATTCGTGATGTCGCTACGTTGGCAGAAGAGATTGCTGCTTCAGCACACGATCCGGGGACGTATCAGGTATTAAGCCAATTTAAAAATCGTCGAGAGCGTGACCGAGAAGCGACGATCTCTTTGACCTCTTCGCTTGTTCATATCTTTTCAAATGATTACCTAACAATGCGTATAGGTCGCAACCTTGGCTTGGCCGCGATGGATAACTTGTCGGTTTTAAAAGCTCCGCTTCTTGCCAGAACATTGGGCCTCGTTACACGATAGCAGTTCATATAAGGAAACAAATTAGATGATGCAAAGCGTAGATATTGCCATTGTTGGCGGTGGTATGGTTGGACTTGCTCTAGCCGCTGCATTTAAAGATACAGACCTGCGTATCGCTGTTATAGAAAGCCAAGAACCTAAAGAGGATCTGTCTGAACTCCCTGATGTCCGAGTGTCCGCTTTGAGCCGTTCCAGCGAGAACATATTACGCAATCTGGGAGCGTGGCAAGGGATCAGTCATCGTCGCTGTGCGCCATACGCGGCAATGGAAGTCTGGGAGCAAGACAGTTTTGCTCGTATAGAATTTGATGCTCAGAAGCTCGCGCAACCTGACCTTGGACATATTGTTGAAAACCGAGTGATCCAACTTGCGTTGTTAGAGCAAGTGAGAAAGCAAACTAATGTCACTCTGTTTATGCCTGTAAAGTGCACGAGCTTAGCGGTAGGTGAGAGTGAAGCATGGATATCTCTAGACAATGGTCAGGCACTGACGGCCAAACTGGTTGTAGGTGCAGATGGCGCTAACTCATGGGTACGCAAGCAGCAAGATATTCCGTTAACACACTGGGACTATGGTCACAGTGCTGTTGTTGCGAACGTTTGGACAGTGGAACCACATAAACGTACAGCACGTCAGGTGTTTACACCTCAAGGCCCTTTGGCGTTTCTTCCTTTGGGAGAAAGTAATATGAGCTCTATTGTCTGGTCTACCGAGACATCGCGTGCCGAGAAGTTGGTCTCAATGTCGGCGGTGGAATTCAATAAATCTCTTACGGCTGAATTTGATGCCCGTTTAGGGTTGTGTGAGGTAGTGGGTGAACGCTTTGCCTTCCCACTAAAAATGCGTTACGCCCGTGATTTTGTCGTTGAGCGTGTTGCCTTAGTCGGTGACGCAGCCCACACAATACATCCTCTAGCTGGGCAGGGAGTAAACTTGGGTTTGCTCGATGCGGCAAGCCTAGCGCAAGAAATCATGGTTTTGTGGAATCAAGGCGAAGATATTGGCACTAAGCGAAATCTGCGTGGTTATGAGCGTTGGCGTAAAGCGGAAGCAGCGAAAATGATCGCGGCGATGCAAGGCTTCAAAGACCTGTTTGCGGGTGATAACCCTGCTAAAAAGTTGGTACGTGGTTTAGGTATGAGCTTGGTTGGCCAGCTTCCTGGTGCCAAAGATGAAATCATGAAGCGCGCATTAGGTCTAAAAGGAGAACTTCCTGACTTGGCAAAAATGCAAAAAGTATCGATTGGCTAAACTTTAAAGGGTTGGTGAATACAACCCTTTTTTTATCAATAAGCGGGAACTTAAGCATAAGCGCATCGTAGCTTCATGATTTCCTGGTTCACTTCTTTCACTGCTTGAAAGTGCCTTTTCTCTGCTTTCTCTGGGAGAATCAGTTTCCCGTTGTCGAACTCAAATTTACCTACCCCGTAAATATAAATTCTTCCTTTAAATAATCGACTTACATGTTTAGCAATCATACCTGGTGTATAGCGCTTAAACAGTCTCATATAAAATCCTTATCGTTTTCGAGCACTGAATATTATACGAAGATCCCTCCTGAATTTGTGTGATGGCAGTGGAGGAATATGCAGTATTTTTGAATTAATTAGATATCTGTGTTGTTGTGGGAAAAATTCCTGGTGGATATCTACTTAATTGTGATAATCACCACAATTAAGTTCTGCCAATGAAACTTTACCCTGTTTAACTCAGCGCATATTAAGCCCGAGTAATATGACATTTTTAAGAATAGTCGAAGAAGTTATTAAGGTGAGTGTCGCCTATGTGATACTTTTGCAAAAAAAAGCCCGCTCATTGCGGGCGAATAGTCACAGATGCATTACACAAAAAGTGGATGTACTGAAACAATCAGTGGATTCACTTTTATGTTGGAGTTTGCACTGATGAGTCAATTCGCTATGAAAGCAATCGGTTACTCATCATGCAGTTGTTCCATTTTGCTGGAACTTAGACCAACAAAGCCAGCATAAAGTAAAAAGGCCCTTTCGACTATACATGCTTAATAAATGAATAATAATTTAGTACAGATTGATCTTTAAGTGTGCATAAGATCACTAAGCTGTGAAAATTAGTGATCTCTATCTGGGAAAAGAGAGGATTATTCGCGACAAATATCAGCAAAGATAGGCTTGCATAGCTTGATAAGATCTTCGCAGCGGATTGCGATGCCAGCCATATTCGATCCACTACTTATCGTCACCTCATCTTCGTGAAGTATCTTATGATCAAAGATGATCGACATAGGTGTCTTAAGCAGAAGCGGGGTGACTGTGCCGACTTGGTATCCGGTGAGTTCCGTCACTAAACTCAAATCAACACAAGTCATGCGTCGACACTCAAGTAAGGCTCGCACTTTTTTCGGATCAACAGATTGATCCCCGGGCGCACATGCAAGTGCATACAGATTGCCCATATCTCTCAGTACGATCGACTTCACCATCTGGCTAGTGCGGATGCCTCGTTGCTTCGCGGCATCTTCTATTGTTACAGCGGGGGTAGTATGCAGCAGCAAGCGAAAGCTCACTTGCTGCTCAGTTAGGTAACGAGTGACTTTAGTTTCGAACACGTTATTCATCTTCGAGTGAATAGGGCAGAGGTTCGATTTTCCACAAAGAATCCGGAGCGTCTTTCAAACGAAGTTGAGTCTCGTTTTCTAGGTTATTTGGTAGCACAACTAACCCGATCGTTTTGTTGTCACTGAACTGATAGCTGGTTAAAAGCTTACCTGCACCACGCCAGTTATCACCGACTGCGCGTTCTAGCTCTGCATTGGCCTCAGGGTTATTATTGGATTGGCCCGATACGATGAACATCGCACGCTTGTTCATACCACGGTATTTTGCGCGAGCTACTGTTTCTTGCCCAGTGTAGCAGCCTTTAGTAAAGCTGATGCCATCAAGCGCTTGAACGTTTAATGCTTGAGGGATGTGTTCATTTTGTTGATGAGCCGTCAATACTGGCAGGCCAGCTTCGATATCTAAACGAGTCCATAATGATTCATCAATCAGTTTGCCTTCAAAGTTATCTACCAGTTGCGCTGCATTCTCTGCATTGACCAAAAGCAACCAGCGTTGCTCATCAATTTTGATTGCTGTGCCACCAGTGATCTGACGGACATCTTCTGTACTATCCGATAATTGGTCGACGAATAGAGTCGCTTTGCTACCAATCACGCCCAGTGCCACGTCTTCGCTTTCTGAGATATCTACTTTTGAGAAAATGGCGTATTTTTTTATCTCAGCTAATTCAACAGCAATCGCTGATTTTGGTTGGAACATCGCGTAACCACCGTTGTGATGGAACAAGCGAAACACGCTCCACACTTTACCTTTCGCATCACAATGTGCGCCTAGCGTAGAGTCACTTTCTTTCAGCGAGACAACATCACACGTCACTTGTCCGCTTAGGTATGATTTTTTGTCATCTCCAATCATGTTAATCGCACCCCAAGAAGTAAGGTGAGACAGAGCCAGCTCAGGTAGAGCATCTGTCGTTGATAATGAAAGGGGCGCAAATCTATTTTGCCAATCCATGATAGTTACCTGCTTTACGTTTAATAACGCTATGTTAAATCTGAATGGCCCTACTAAACAACCTTTGGTGTTGTAAGCGTTTTAGGGCGGTTTATTGACCTATAATTATTAGACCAACCTCTTAACTCGATTGATATTACTCTGTTGTGTGACTGACTTAGTAGTCGTTATTAGGCTCGCTTGATAAACTTAGGGTAAAAGAACCGGTAAGGTGAGGAATAGAATGTACACCACGGAAGAAAAAGCGCGTATTAAGTGGGCGTGTCGTAGAGGAATGCTAGAGCTCGACGTAGTGATCATGCCTTTTTTCGAAGAATGTTTTGATGAGCTGCAAGAAAATGAGCAGCGTGACTTTGTTTCTTTGTTGGAATGCGATGACCCAGATTTGTTTACTTGGATTATGGGGCATGGTCGCAGTGAGAACCTAGCACATGCGTCTATGATAGATAAAATTGTTGCTCACAACCTCAGCAAAGTACGTTAGATTTGTAGCGAACCCTTCGTATTTATCTCAACAGGCCAATATCGGGTTACTCGTATTGGCTTGTTTTGTTATTGTTTATTCTGATATCCCTCTTGCTCCCACATTTTTATTGCTTCATCTAAGTTACCGACAATTTTCTGAACATGGACTTTTAGTGACACCGTTAAGTGGAAAGGTGGACTTTCATCACTCCGGGCATCACGAATATAAACAGACTCCTTTCCCAGTGAAAAAAGTGATTTTCCTGATGGATAAATTGGGCTTACTGTTTGTCCTGAAAGATGGTCGGCGGTTTATGTTGTGGCGGGATAGTGTCGATGAGGCAGAGTACCGCCATCTTGTCGTGTGGTTAAAAAGGGAGCACTGAGCTCCCTTAGTCTTTTATTGTAGTTTTTTAGGGATCAAAATGGTGGGGCCGCTATCTTCCGCAAGCTCTGGATAGTCCAAAGTATAATGCAGGCCACGACTCTCTTTACGCTCCATCGCACATCGCACCATTAATTCAGCCACTTGAAGGAGATTACGCAGCTCCAGTAAGTTGTTGGAAACACGGAAGTTACTGTAGTACTCGTGTGTTTCTTGTTGCAGTAGTTGAATCCGGCGCAACGCACGTTCTAGGCGTTTGTCAGTACGAACAATACCCATGTAATCCCACATGAATAGGCGCAATTCGTGCCAGTTGTGCTGAATGACAACCTCTTCATCTGAACAACTCACTTGGCTTTCGTCCCAGGCTGGTAGGCTAGGTGGAAGCTCAGCATTGTCGAGTTTCTTAATAATGTCTTTAGCCGCTGCCCACGCATAAACCACACATTCGAGCAGTGAGTTAGAAGCCATACGGTTTGCACCGTGTAGACCGGTGTAACTCACTTCACCAATCGCGTAAAGTTGGGAAAGATCCGTTTGGCCGTTGAAATCAACCATGACCCCGCCACACGTGTAGTGAGCCGCAGGTACGATTGGGATCGGCTCTTTCGTCATGTCGATACCAAGGTCGAGTAAACGCATGTTTATCGTTGGGAAATGCTTTTCGATAAAGTCTGCAGGTTTATGACTGATATCTAAGTACATGCAATCTGCACCAAGACGTTTCATTTCAAAGTCGATAGCGCGAGCAACAACGTCACGTGGAGCTAACTCTTCACGCTCGTCAAAATCAGGCATAAAGCGACTGCCATCTGGACGACGTAGGTAAGCGCCTTCGCCGCGCAACGCTTCTGTCAGCAAGAAGTTTCTGGCTTCAGGATGGAATAAACACGTTGGGTGGAATTGATTAAATTCTAGGTTTGCTACGCGACAGCCAGCACGCCATGCGATGGCAATACCGTCACCAGAGGAGACATCTGGGTTCGAAGTATATTGATAAACTTTTGAAGCACCGCCTGTAGCCAAAACAACAAATTTGGTACGTACGGTTTCAACATGCTCTTCGTTGCGGTTCCAAATATAGGCACCGACGACTTTCTTGTTGTCACCACCTGCTTTTACTTTGTCTTCAGTGATGAGATCAAGTGCGTTGTGGCGCTCTAAAACAGTGATGTTAGGGTGATTGTTTGCGTTATCTTGCAGTGACGTTTGCATCGCCATCCCTGTCGCATCGGCTGCATGAAGAATACGGCGGTGACTGTGACCACCTTCGCGTGTTAGGTGATAACGGGGCTTTTCGCCGTCATCATTTTCTTCACGGTCAAATGGAACACCACCATCAATTAGCCACTGAACACATTTCTTCGCATTCTTAGCAATAAACTCAACAGTTTCTTTTTCACATATGCCGCCACCGGCGATCAGGGTATCTTGGACATGTGATTCGATACTGTCTGACTCATCAAACACTGCGGCAATACCACCTTGAGCGTAGTAGGTTGCCCCCTCACTACGAGGACCTTTGCTCAATACGATGACTTTGGCATGTTCTGCTACACGTAACGCCAGTGATAACCCTGCAGCACCACTGCCTACCACTAACACATCACATTGATGTTCACGGTTTGCGTTCATAAAACTTTTAAATTCCCGAGTTAAATTATCTCGATGCACAGAACTTACCTGAAAACGGAAGGGTAATTAGTGCCTCGAACCAAGAGTTATCCCACTCTCAATCAATTTGCCAATGCAAATACGGCCCTGAATATTTCAGAGTCAGCTCACTATAATAGCACTTGCGCACATGCAATTCTTTGTAAATAGCATTGCTTTTGTTGACCTACATCCTCACAATTTAGATTAGAAGGTATTTATTCAACTACTTGCTAAAATTAAGCTTAAAGAAAGTTTGAACTTAATATTTTTTACTAGGTCACAATAGTGCTCAAGTAGGCAGTGGTGTCAATACTACATTTTGCATAATTAATGCTCATATCTAAAAGGTATGTAGCTAAGAACAATAGGAGTACCCGCTCGAATGAACGAGCAGCTGACCGATCAAGTATTAGTTGAGCGAGTTCAGAATGGAGATAAGCAAGCGTTTAATCTATTGGTAATGAGGTACCAAAACAAGGTTTGTAACCTTATCTCTCGCTACGTCAATAACCCTGGTGATGTACCTGACGTAGCACAAGAAGCATTTATTAAAGCGTATCGAGCAATTCCTAATTTCCGAGGTGAAAGCGCCTTTTACACCTGGTTGTATCGTATCGCGGTTAATACTGCTAAAAATCACATCGTGGCGCAGGGGCGTAGGCCTCCAGCTCAAGATGTGGATACTGAAGAAGCTGAATTTTACGAAACTGGTAGTGCGTTAAAAGAAATTTCGAACCCTGAGAACTTAACGTTGTCCAAAGAATTGAAACGAGTGGTTTTCAGTGCAATTGAAGCACTACCTGATGATTTAAAAACCGCAATGACTTTACGAGAGCTAGATGGCTTAAGCTATGAAGAAATTGCGGAAGTAATGGATTGCCCAGTCGGAACGGTACGCTCGCGTATTTTCCGTGCGCGTGAAGCGGTTGAGAAGAGGATACAACCTCTTTTACAACGCTAAATACCTGCAATAATTATGGTGAAGATAATGGCTGACAAAGAGAAACTTTCAGCACTCATGGATGGAGAGTTGATCGACAAAGCTTTAATTAGCGAGCTGGAGTACGATCAAGATAGCCAGCGGGCTTGGAAAAATTATCATTTAATTGGTGATGTAATGCGAGGGGATGCACCGGAAAAACCGGAGTGGAGCATCGCTGAAAGTGTCGCATTAGCGCTTGAGAATGAGCCTACTCATTCTGCATTAAGATCGCAAAGCTCAGTCGTTGATTTTGAACGTCAGGTTGAGTCACAACCGACGCCAGCGCAAGCTCGCCGACAACTCCCAACTTGGTTGACCCAGTTTGGACAAGTTGCAGTTGCAGCATGTGTGTCTCTTGCGGTTAT is a genomic window of Vibrio japonicus containing:
- a CDS encoding YecA/YgfB family protein gives rise to the protein MSESQLPDYLTLASELQSAGIAVTPSELHGLLTGMLSGGLHLTDKSWQPMVFDYTNDGMGWPMQVLKLAEKTLDATISELTGSGMEISMLLPDEEASASLFDMADGLADWVNHFISGLGLVNADLKKASAEVKEALADLEEISKLGIDEDDDMEEQAQLLEQVIEHVKACVLTIHAEFGRKPAENKAPTIH
- the ubiH gene encoding 2-octaprenyl-6-methoxyphenyl hydroxylase, which encodes MKQFDVVIAGGAMAGMTLALAINKLSDKPLSIAVVEPFKADHQAHPGFDSRSIALSYGTVNTLKTLALWDDIAEVATPIKHIHVSDRSHAGMTDITTEEVGVEALGYVVELADVGRIYHSRVENDDHIELLCPESVAAVERSQNDVTVTLSSGESICSKLLVAADGAISTCCEKVGLELVEHDFEQVALIANVKVQAAPKGMAFERFTESGPIALLPMSEGRMSLVWCLKPSEADSVMSLNDEAFLQTLQDAFGWRVGAMAQVGQRASYPLLLRYRRQNISHRFAIVGNAAQTLHPIAGQGFNLGIRDVATLAEEIAASAHDPGTYQVLSQFKNRRERDREATISLTSSLVHIFSNDYLTMRIGRNLGLAAMDNLSVLKAPLLARTLGLVTR
- a CDS encoding FAD-dependent 2-octaprenylphenol hydroxylase: MMQSVDIAIVGGGMVGLALAAAFKDTDLRIAVIESQEPKEDLSELPDVRVSALSRSSENILRNLGAWQGISHRRCAPYAAMEVWEQDSFARIEFDAQKLAQPDLGHIVENRVIQLALLEQVRKQTNVTLFMPVKCTSLAVGESEAWISLDNGQALTAKLVVGADGANSWVRKQQDIPLTHWDYGHSAVVANVWTVEPHKRTARQVFTPQGPLAFLPLGESNMSSIVWSTETSRAEKLVSMSAVEFNKSLTAEFDARLGLCEVVGERFAFPLKMRYARDFVVERVALVGDAAHTIHPLAGQGVNLGLLDAASLAQEIMVLWNQGEDIGTKRNLRGYERWRKAEAAKMIAAMQGFKDLFAGDNPAKKLVRGLGMSLVGQLPGAKDEIMKRALGLKGELPDLAKMQKVSIG
- a CDS encoding DUF1107 domain-containing protein: MRLFKRYTPGMIAKHVSRLFKGRIYIYGVGKFEFDNGKLILPEKAEKRHFQAVKEVNQEIMKLRCAYA
- a CDS encoding aminoacyl-tRNA deacylase, whose protein sequence is MNNVFETKVTRYLTEQQVSFRLLLHTTPAVTIEDAAKQRGIRTSQMVKSIVLRDMGNLYALACAPGDQSVDPKKVRALLECRRMTCVDLSLVTELTGYQVGTVTPLLLKTPMSIIFDHKILHEDEVTISSGSNMAGIAIRCEDLIKLCKPIFADICRE
- the ygfZ gene encoding tRNA-modifying protein YgfZ, producing the protein MDWQNRFAPLSLSTTDALPELALSHLTSWGAINMIGDDKKSYLSGQVTCDVVSLKESDSTLGAHCDAKGKVWSVFRLFHHNGGYAMFQPKSAIAVELAEIKKYAIFSKVDISESEDVALGVIGSKATLFVDQLSDSTEDVRQITGGTAIKIDEQRWLLLVNAENAAQLVDNFEGKLIDESLWTRLDIEAGLPVLTAHQQNEHIPQALNVQALDGISFTKGCYTGQETVARAKYRGMNKRAMFIVSGQSNNNPEANAELERAVGDNWRGAGKLLTSYQFSDNKTIGLVVLPNNLENETQLRLKDAPDSLWKIEPLPYSLEDE
- a CDS encoding FAD assembly factor SdhE, whose translation is MYTTEEKARIKWACRRGMLELDVVIMPFFEECFDELQENEQRDFVSLLECDDPDLFTWIMGHGRSENLAHASMIDKIVAHNLSKVR
- a CDS encoding protein YgfX, whose product is MACFVIVYSDIPLAPTFLLLHLSYRQFSEHGLLVTPLSGKVDFHHSGHHEYKQTPFPVKKVIFLMDKLGLLFVLKDGRRFMLWRDSVDEAEYRHLVVWLKREH
- the nadB gene encoding L-aspartate oxidase is translated as MNANREHQCDVLVVGSGAAGLSLALRVAEHAKVIVLSKGPRSEGATYYAQGGIAAVFDESDSIESHVQDTLIAGGGICEKETVEFIAKNAKKCVQWLIDGGVPFDREENDDGEKPRYHLTREGGHSHRRILHAADATGMAMQTSLQDNANNHPNITVLERHNALDLITEDKVKAGGDNKKVVGAYIWNRNEEHVETVRTKFVVLATGGASKVYQYTSNPDVSSGDGIAIAWRAGCRVANLEFNQFHPTCLFHPEARNFLLTEALRGEGAYLRRPDGSRFMPDFDEREELAPRDVVARAIDFEMKRLGADCMYLDISHKPADFIEKHFPTINMRLLDLGIDMTKEPIPIVPAAHYTCGGVMVDFNGQTDLSQLYAIGEVSYTGLHGANRMASNSLLECVVYAWAAAKDIIKKLDNAELPPSLPAWDESQVSCSDEEVVIQHNWHELRLFMWDYMGIVRTDKRLERALRRIQLLQQETHEYYSNFRVSNNLLELRNLLQVAELMVRCAMERKESRGLHYTLDYPELAEDSGPTILIPKKLQ
- the rpoE gene encoding RNA polymerase sigma factor RpoE; amino-acid sequence: MNEQLTDQVLVERVQNGDKQAFNLLVMRYQNKVCNLISRYVNNPGDVPDVAQEAFIKAYRAIPNFRGESAFYTWLYRIAVNTAKNHIVAQGRRPPAQDVDTEEAEFYETGSALKEISNPENLTLSKELKRVVFSAIEALPDDLKTAMTLRELDGLSYEEIAEVMDCPVGTVRSRIFRAREAVEKRIQPLLQR
- a CDS encoding RseA family anti-sigma factor → MADKEKLSALMDGELIDKALISELEYDQDSQRAWKNYHLIGDVMRGDAPEKPEWSIAESVALALENEPTHSALRSQSSVVDFERQVESQPTPAQARRQLPTWLTQFGQVAVAACVSLAVILGVQQYGGSDPASPEADQLPVLQTIPFAGSAEPVSLTRDSLSHQNPNATNAQEQRQRINAMLQDYELQLRLNSESSAGHNEHPETVVE